In a single window of the Rhopalosiphum padi isolate XX-2018 chromosome 1, ASM2088224v1, whole genome shotgun sequence genome:
- the LOC132932367 gene encoding uncharacterized protein LOC132932367, giving the protein MLFFFQLKMEQESLVKRNPRGKFVCSRQREMIINAYKSKLEKNPSMTIRNMRSTLSKELGIGETTISNTISQYRQHETVSSPNKTKKFKNIETKINDFDKSEIRKKIHKFWFDRELPTLDKILKVINNEDSTLPNFSRTSLYRLLKSMEFKYSKRGRNGTLLEKSEIVLWRRKYLKDIKKYREEGRPIYYLDEMLVNTGGISERVRCNKTVKSLPRDVHTQSFSPGPVNPSSNENRLIVIHIGSEDGFVPGGLLCVESQKNSKDYHDEINGGFFL; this is encoded by the exons atgctgtttttttttcaattaaaaatggaACAAGAATCACTGGTTAAACGTAATCCTCGTGGAAAG TTCGTTTGTTCTCGTCAAAGAGAAATGATCATTAACGCGTACAaatcaaaattagaaaaaaatcccAGTATGACAATCAGAAATATGCGCTCAACCCTTTCCAAAGAACTAGGTATTGGTGAAACAACTATTTCCAACACAATTTCACAATATCGTCAACATGAAACCGTTTCATctccaaacaaaacaaaaaaatttaaaaatattgaaacaaaaattaatgatttcgaTAAATctgaaattagaaaaaaaatacataaattttggTTCGATCGTGAATTACCCACATTAGACAAAATACTCAAGGTTATCAATAATGAAGATAGTACTTTACCTAATTTTTCACGTACTTCCTTATATCGTTTATTGAAATCTATGGAGTTTAAATACAGTAAACGAGGACGTAATGGTACCTTGTTGGAGAAATCTGAAATCGTTCTGTGGAGgagaaaatatttaaaggaCATCAAGAAATATCGAGAGGAGGGTCGACCCATTTATTATCTCGACGAGATGTTGGTGAACACCGGAGGTATTTCGGAAAGAGTGCGGTGTAACAAAACTGTGAAATCACTTCCTAGAGACGTACATACTCAAAGCTTTTCGCCCGGACCAGTCAATCCTTCCAGCAATGAAAATCGTCTTATAGTTATACACATTGGATCCGAAGATGGCTTTGTCCCTGGCGGCTTGTTATGCGTTGAGTCACAAAAAAATTCTAAAGACTACCATGATGAGATTAATGGTGGTTTTTTTCTGTGA
- the LOC132917322 gene encoding uncharacterized protein LOC132917322 codes for MSIIPNDQRVSQYADYLTDTYISENSIFPPIIWAESSSSLSRTTNACESFHSHFKENFYKEKPNIFMWLNIVKQTQTNIYCKMRSIHIPKKSKDYRANKRRGAIDDAIIKLQNREISRYSFVAEMSYNYKKI; via the exons ATGAGTATTATACCAAACGATCAAAGAGTGAGTCAGTACGCTGATTATTTAACCGATACGTATATTTCGGAAAATTCTATATTTCCACCAATTATTTGGGCAGAATCGTCTTCTTCGTTATCAAGAACCACTAATGCATGTGAGTCTTTCCACTCTCATTTCAAAGAAAACTTTTATAAAGAAAAgcctaatatatttatgtggCTTAATATTGTAAAGCAAactcaaacaaatatttattgtaaaatgagAAGTATACATATTCCAAAAAAATCAAAGGATTACCGAGCAAACAAGCGTCGTGGAGCAATCGACGatgcaattattaaattacaaaacagAGAAATTTCTAG GTATTCATTTGTTGCTGAgatgtcatataattataaaaaaatttaa
- the LOC132930830 gene encoding ubiquitin-conjugating enzyme E2 Q2 isoform X1, protein MACLNVLKQEIKVIESTFPKNHDRFQVHTATVDEVICKFVGPTGRQFEIIGNITETYPGTPPVWFADTDDCKVTNAIEKLGQTSGLNNHVINQVGILVSELCRTYCLSEPSELQRLIQMPSSSGASTSTSCSSKLTDEEDDDDDDEEEVEEYIQLDMEESTTESTKKQVDDMEIQHLETLERLRQNQRQDYLKGAVTGSVQATDRLMKELRDIYRSDSFKKGMYSVELVCDSIYEWNIKLMTVDPDSSLYHDLQKLKEKEGKDFVLLNITFKETYPFEPPFVRVVHPIIQGGYVLVGGAICMELLTKQGWSSAYTVEAVIMQIAATLVKGKARIQFGVPKTMNQVSHATYPVGQYSLARAQQSFKSLVQIHEKNGWFTPPKEDG, encoded by the exons ATGGCTTGTCTGAACGTGTTGAAACAGGAGATCAAAGTGATCGAGTCTACGTTCCCCAAGAACCATGACCGGTTCCAGGTGCATACAGCCACCGTTGACGAAGTAATATGCAAGTTTGTTGGACCCACCGGGCGACAGTTCGAGATCATTGGTAACATCACA GAGACATATCCCGGCACTCCACCTGTCTGGTTTGCTGATACTGATGACTGTAAGGTGACAAATGCTATCGAAAAGCTAGGTCAAACTTCCGGACTCAATAATCAT GTTATTAACCAAGTTGGAATATTGGTTAGTGAATTGTGCCGTACATATTGTTTATCTGAACCATCCGAGTTACAAAGACTGATACAAATGCCCTCCAGTTCTGGGGCATCAACTTCTACCTCTTGCTCTAGTAAACTTACAGATGAAgaagatgatgatgatgatgacgaagAAGAGGTTGAAGAATATATTCAACTTGATATGGAAGAATCTACCACTGAATCTACCAAAAAACAA GTTGATGATATGGAAATTCAACACTTGGAAACTTTGGAAAGATTACGACAAAACCAACGTCAAGATTACTTAAAAGGAGCTGTAACCGGATCTGTTCAAGCTACTGATCGTCTTATGAAAGAGCTTAGAGATATATACAGATCTGATAGTTTCAAAAAag ggaTGTATAGTGTGGAACTTGTTTGTGACAGCATCTATGagtggaatataaaattaatgacagTTGATCCAGATTCTTCTTTATACCATGATTTACAAAAGTTAAAGGAGAAAGAAGGAAAAGACTTTgtgctattaaatattacattcaaaGAGACATATCCCTTTGAGCCACCATTTGTGCGCGTAGTTCATCCTATCATTCAAGGTGGTTATGTCCTAGTTGGGGGTGCAATATGCATGGAATTGCTTACCAAACAAGGTTGGAGCTCAGCATACACTGTTGAAGCAGTAATTATGCAAATTGCCGCTACTTTGGTTAAAGGAAAAGCAAGAATACAGTTTGGTGTTCCAAAAACAATGAACCAGGTATCCCATGCAACATATCCAGTA ggtCAGTACTCTCTAGCCAGAGCACAGCAATCTTTTAAATCTCTTGTGcaaatacatgaaaaaaatg gttggtTTACCCCTCCTAAAGAAGATGGTTAA
- the LOC132930830 gene encoding ubiquitin-conjugating enzyme E2 Q2 isoform X2 produces the protein MACLNVLKQEIKVIESTFPKNHDRFQVHTATVDEVICKFVGPTGRQFEIIGNITETYPGTPPVWFADTDDCKVTNAIEKLGQTSGLNNHVINQVGILVSELCRTYCLSEPSELQRLIQMPSSSGASTSTSCSSKLTDEEDDDDDDEEEVEEYIQLDMEESTTESTKKQVDDMEIQHLETLERLRQNQRQDYLKGAVTGSVQATDRLMKELRDIYRSDSFKKGMYSVELVCDSIYEWNIKLMTVDPDSSLYHDLQKLKEKEGKDFVLLNITFKETYPFEPPFVRVVHPIIQGGYVLVGGAICMELLTKQGWSSAYTVEAVIMQIAATLVKGKARIQFGVPKTMNQGQYSLARAQQSFKSLVQIHEKNGWFTPPKEDG, from the exons ATGGCTTGTCTGAACGTGTTGAAACAGGAGATCAAAGTGATCGAGTCTACGTTCCCCAAGAACCATGACCGGTTCCAGGTGCATACAGCCACCGTTGACGAAGTAATATGCAAGTTTGTTGGACCCACCGGGCGACAGTTCGAGATCATTGGTAACATCACA GAGACATATCCCGGCACTCCACCTGTCTGGTTTGCTGATACTGATGACTGTAAGGTGACAAATGCTATCGAAAAGCTAGGTCAAACTTCCGGACTCAATAATCAT GTTATTAACCAAGTTGGAATATTGGTTAGTGAATTGTGCCGTACATATTGTTTATCTGAACCATCCGAGTTACAAAGACTGATACAAATGCCCTCCAGTTCTGGGGCATCAACTTCTACCTCTTGCTCTAGTAAACTTACAGATGAAgaagatgatgatgatgatgacgaagAAGAGGTTGAAGAATATATTCAACTTGATATGGAAGAATCTACCACTGAATCTACCAAAAAACAA GTTGATGATATGGAAATTCAACACTTGGAAACTTTGGAAAGATTACGACAAAACCAACGTCAAGATTACTTAAAAGGAGCTGTAACCGGATCTGTTCAAGCTACTGATCGTCTTATGAAAGAGCTTAGAGATATATACAGATCTGATAGTTTCAAAAAag ggaTGTATAGTGTGGAACTTGTTTGTGACAGCATCTATGagtggaatataaaattaatgacagTTGATCCAGATTCTTCTTTATACCATGATTTACAAAAGTTAAAGGAGAAAGAAGGAAAAGACTTTgtgctattaaatattacattcaaaGAGACATATCCCTTTGAGCCACCATTTGTGCGCGTAGTTCATCCTATCATTCAAGGTGGTTATGTCCTAGTTGGGGGTGCAATATGCATGGAATTGCTTACCAAACAAGGTTGGAGCTCAGCATACACTGTTGAAGCAGTAATTATGCAAATTGCCGCTACTTTGGTTAAAGGAAAAGCAAGAATACAGTTTGGTGTTCCAAAAACAATGAACCAG ggtCAGTACTCTCTAGCCAGAGCACAGCAATCTTTTAAATCTCTTGTGcaaatacatgaaaaaaatg gttggtTTACCCCTCCTAAAGAAGATGGTTAA